In Mucilaginibacter celer, one DNA window encodes the following:
- a CDS encoding DUF3052 family protein — translation MAGYSGTPLAKKLGIKSKSVVMPVNAPEHYMQLFSDMPADAVFVDNVEIKKDVIHFFTQSQDEYKALLSGLMKQIKPDGMIWVSWPKKASKVVTDVTEDLIRNYALQIGLVDIKVCAVDEIWSGLKLVIPVKDRKYAD, via the coding sequence ATGGCAGGATATTCGGGCACGCCGCTGGCAAAAAAGCTGGGGATTAAATCAAAATCGGTAGTGATGCCGGTAAATGCGCCTGAACACTATATGCAGTTGTTTAGCGATATGCCCGCCGATGCTGTTTTTGTTGATAATGTTGAAATTAAAAAAGATGTAATTCACTTTTTTACCCAAAGCCAGGATGAATATAAAGCTCTTTTATCCGGATTGATGAAGCAAATAAAACCTGATGGGATGATCTGGGTATCCTGGCCCAAAAAAGCATCGAAAGTGGTTACCGATGTTACCGAAGACCTGATCAGGAACTATGCCCTGCAAATTGGCCTGGTTGATATAAAGGTTTGCGCGGTGGATGAAATATGGTCGGGACTGAAGCTGGTTATCCCGGTTAAAGACAGAAAATATGCGGATTAA
- a CDS encoding OmpA family protein yields the protein MKTNLKKASLLLTGVLVGSKLLAQTPDTLAVKDYVRPFSGGDQFRTWSIGVHGGLLTPYTIFGRNSHQDFTHPSEQFGYGAYIKKQILPSFGLQADFLRGEVSSSNSHVTAAGTNTYDSYSTKLNWSAALSANFTLANINWRHDRPFIQPYLTAGAGYMNYTPRITPAGGQQENFKKTDNGHIGEVFIPIGLGLKFNLAPGVNLDMGYQVNFVQSDNFDGYNFGSGDDRFSYAHIGLEFALGSSKKPQMAVHNPVSSMRTEYMVENQRTRAELQMQIDAEKAKNAQLASDLAATNANLAKLTTDSDGDGVVDVNDKCPNTPAGQKVDGSGCPLAKPVIYVTEEDKKVVKDAIKNLEFDLGKATIREHSFPSLDRVAQLLVDKNFSLKLAGHTDNTGSDELNMRLSKDRAESIKSYLVSKGANASRIEATGYGETQPIATNKTAAGRQANRRVEFTLF from the coding sequence ATGAAAACAAATTTAAAGAAAGCCTCTCTACTCCTTACCGGAGTTTTGGTAGGCAGCAAATTATTAGCCCAAACTCCCGACACTTTAGCCGTTAAAGATTATGTAAGGCCGTTTTCGGGCGGAGACCAGTTTCGTACATGGTCGATTGGGGTACACGGAGGTTTATTGACGCCCTACACCATTTTTGGCCGTAACAGCCACCAGGATTTCACCCATCCAAGCGAACAGTTTGGCTATGGCGCTTATATCAAAAAACAAATTTTACCATCGTTTGGCTTACAGGCTGATTTCCTTCGCGGCGAAGTATCGTCTTCAAACAGCCATGTTACCGCCGCGGGCACCAACACTTATGATTCGTACTCTACAAAACTAAACTGGTCGGCAGCATTGAGTGCCAACTTTACATTGGCCAATATCAACTGGCGACACGACAGGCCTTTTATCCAGCCTTACTTAACGGCAGGTGCAGGTTACATGAATTATACGCCAAGAATAACTCCAGCTGGCGGACAACAGGAAAATTTCAAGAAAACCGATAACGGTCATATTGGCGAAGTATTTATCCCGATTGGCTTAGGTTTGAAGTTTAACCTTGCTCCGGGCGTAAACCTTGATATGGGTTATCAGGTTAACTTCGTTCAGTCTGATAATTTCGACGGCTACAACTTTGGCTCAGGAGATGACAGGTTCTCATACGCTCATATAGGCCTGGAGTTTGCTTTAGGTAGCAGCAAAAAACCGCAAATGGCCGTACACAATCCGGTATCATCAATGCGCACCGAGTATATGGTAGAAAACCAACGCACCCGTGCCGAGCTGCAAATGCAAATTGACGCTGAGAAAGCTAAAAACGCACAATTGGCAAGTGATTTGGCCGCTACAAATGCAAACCTGGCTAAGTTAACTACCGATAGCGATGGCGACGGTGTTGTGGATGTAAATGATAAATGTCCTAATACGCCGGCCGGCCAAAAAGTGGATGGTTCGGGTTGTCCGCTTGCTAAACCGGTGATTTATGTTACCGAAGAGGATAAAAAAGTAGTTAAAGATGCGATCAAGAACCTTGAGTTTGATTTAGGTAAAGCAACCATCCGCGAGCATTCGTTCCCAAGTTTGGATAGGGTTGCGCAGTTACTGGTTGATAAAAACTTCAGCCTGAAACTTGCCGGCCATACTGATAATACCGGATCGGACGAATTGAACATGCGTTTATCAAAAGATCGTGCTGAATCGATTAAATCTTACCTGGTAAGCAAAGGAGCCAATGCATCACGTATTGAAGCAACCGGCTATGGCGAAACCCAGCCTATTGCTACCAACAAAACAGCGGCAGGCCGCCAGGCTAATCGCAGGGTTGAGTTTACCTTGTTTTAA
- a CDS encoding OsmC family protein, giving the protein MAQIELKRVHGDFGFEAVDANGHTVKMDSSPESGGQDFGIRPMQMLLMGLAGCSAIDVISILKKQRQEVTDYKMVVNGEREAGVEPSLWQDVDIEFHIYGNVDEDKAVRAAELSINKYCSVAATLAKAGADIKWKVIVHPAQ; this is encoded by the coding sequence ATGGCTCAAATTGAATTAAAACGTGTACATGGCGATTTCGGCTTTGAAGCTGTTGACGCCAATGGTCATACGGTAAAAATGGACAGCAGTCCGGAAAGCGGCGGCCAGGATTTTGGCATCCGCCCAATGCAAATGTTATTAATGGGCCTTGCCGGCTGCTCGGCAATTGATGTGATCAGCATCCTAAAAAAACAGCGCCAGGAGGTAACCGATTACAAAATGGTGGTGAACGGCGAACGTGAAGCAGGTGTAGAGCCTTCTTTATGGCAGGATGTAGACATCGAATTTCATATTTACGGAAACGTTGATGAAGACAAGGCCGTGCGTGCCGCCGAACTATCTATCAACAAATACTGCTCGGTTGCGGCTACACTTGCAAAGGCTGGTGCCGATATCAAATGGAAAGTGATTGTACACCCGGCACAATAA